In Nitrospirota bacterium, the genomic stretch GAACAGACGGCTGTATTCATCCTCAGAGATGCCGCCGGTCAGTCCAGCCATGAACCGGGTCGTGCTGTCCCAGTCCTTGTAGACCAGTGCGAAGTCCTTGGTGGCCGTGTTGTATTTGGAAAGGTTCACCGCGCGCTTGGAAAAATCCTCTATCACGCGGTAATATGCGCCGTCGTCGGCGTAGACCACCAGCGCGGCCCGTGACGCGTCGGGCGTGTACCGGGACACAAGGCCGTCGATGAGATCCGGGTGATTGCCCGGAAAGAGCAGGCGGAGCACGGCATCGGCGGACGAGGTCTTGCCCGATTCATTGCGAGCGGCTACGAAATTGAAGCCGCTCTGGAACCGGAGACGGGCGAGTTCGCGGATCCCCCGCACACCCTGCATCACGAGCTCGACAAGGAACATACGCGGTCCTTTCCTCAAACGATTCCATACTATAGCGCAAGTAGGAGAAAGTTGCAACTGCGAAAACCGGCCGCGTCAGAGCATTGCAAGCGCTTTCCGGAGCGCCTCGGCCTTCTGGAGCGTCTCGAAATATTCCCGTTCGGGGTCGGAATCGGCGACGATCCCGGCGCCGACCTGCACATGGACCATGCCGTTCCTGATCACAAAGGTCCTGATGATGATGTTCAGGTCCATGTCTCCGGTATTCGCGATGTACCCGATCGATCCGGTGTAGGGCCCGCGCGCGACCGGCTCGAGCTCGTCGATGATCTCCATGCACCGCACCTTGGGCACACCGGTGATCGTCCCGCCCGGGAACACTGCCCTGACCAGATCAAAAGCGTCCCGATCCGGGGCAAGCTCTCCCCGGACGTTCGAGACGATATGGATCACGTGGGAATAATCTTCGACGATCATGAGTTCGTCCACCCGAACCGTTCCATAGGTGCATACCCTGCCAAGGTCGTTCCGCTCCAGGTCGAGGAGCATGATGTGCTCGGCCCGCTCCTTCTCGTTCGACAGCAGCTCCTCGGTCAGATCCCGGTTCTCGACGCTGTTCGACCCGCGCCTCCGGGTCCCCGCGATGGGACGTGTATCCGCGGTCCCATTGTGCAGGCGAATGAGCCGTTCCGGCGATGAACTGACAAGCTGGAGATCGCCGAAATCGCAATAGGCCGCAAAGGGGGACGGATTGACGCTGCGCAGCGCCGCGTACAAGCGGAGTGGATCGATGTCGCCGGCGGGAGCGGAAAGGCGCTGCGACAAATTGGCCTGATAAATGTCGCCTGCAGCGATGTACTCCTTGCAACGCCTGACCATGGATTCGAATTCGGCCTTCGTCATGTTCGGCGTGAGCTCAAGGATCCGGTCGTTCCCGGTTCGTGATCCGGCATCGCCAGCGTGTGGCCTTTTCCCAAGCCGGGATTCCAGGACAAGGAGCCGATCAGCCGCCTCATCGTAGAGGCGCCCCCACTCTCCCGGTTCGGGCCGTCGGAACCCCATCTCCTGCCCGCGGGCTCCGGGGTTCACGATCACCCAGGACTTCCGCAGGACATGGTCAAAGGCGATCACCGCATCGACGAAGAGAAAGCATGCCTCGGGGATGCCCAGGTCGTCCACGGCAGCCCGCGGCACCTGCTCGAACTGGCGGACAAAATCATAGGAGAAGAACCCCACGGCTCCTCCGGTGAAAGGCGGCAGCCCGGGGATCCGCTCCGTCCGGTAGTTGGCGATCAGTTCTCGGAGCTTGGAGAGCGGTCTTCGGATCAGCGAGGCGCGCCTTCCGTACTTGCCCTTCGGTGTATCGGGGAGGCTCAGCTCCACGCTCTCGCCGCGGGACCGGAAGATCAGGTAGGGCTCTGCCGTTACGAAAGAATAGCGTCCGATCTTTTCGTCCATGCGGGCGCTCTCCAGGAGAACGGGGTTGCCTGCGGACCTCAAGATCGAAAGGGCATCGAGAGGCGTAATATCCTTATGCCCGATCTCGGCGTATAAAGGATGGATTGATCCCCGTTGCGCCGATTCAAGGAAGATTT encodes the following:
- a CDS encoding anthranilate synthase component I family protein; translated protein: MIQIFPQKKIFLESAQRGSIHPLYAEIGHKDITPLDALSILRSAGNPVLLESARMDEKIGRYSFVTAEPYLIFRSRGESVELSLPDTPKGKYGRRASLIRRPLSKLRELIANYRTERIPGLPPFTGGAVGFFSYDFVRQFEQVPRAAVDDLGIPEACFLFVDAVIAFDHVLRKSWVIVNPGARGQEMGFRRPEPGEWGRLYDEAADRLLVLESRLGKRPHAGDAGSRTGNDRILELTPNMTKAEFESMVRRCKEYIAAGDIYQANLSQRLSAPAGDIDPLRLYAALRSVNPSPFAAYCDFGDLQLVSSSPERLIRLHNGTADTRPIAGTRRRGSNSVENRDLTEELLSNEKERAEHIMLLDLERNDLGRVCTYGTVRVDELMIVEDYSHVIHIVSNVRGELAPDRDAFDLVRAVFPGGTITGVPKVRCMEIIDELEPVARGPYTGSIGYIANTGDMDLNIIIRTFVIRNGMVHVQVGAGIVADSDPEREYFETLQKAEALRKALAML